Below is a window of Pseudomonadales bacterium DNA.
AAACTCGGTAGCGAAGAATGGCCGATTATTTCCGAGCAAAGCATTGCACTTGGAGATAGGGTGCGCGTGACCGGAGTTTCAGGTAATGCCTTGCTGGTTGTGCCAGCATAGGCAAGATAATTCTTTGACGGAACAAAACTAAGGAAATCATTATGGACGCCGTATTATTTGTAGCAGCAACATTTTTAGTCTTCGTTTTTATGACGATTTTTAAAGGTGTAAAATTAGTGCCACAGGGAAATAAGTGGGTGGTGCAGCGCTTGGGTAAATACCACTCAACTTTAAACCCTGGCTTAAATATTTTAATCCCGTATGTGGATAATGTTGCTTATAAAGTGACAACAAAAGATATTGTGTTAGAGATACCAGCGCAAGAGGTTATCACTAAAGATAATGCTGCGATTCTTGCCAATGCTGTTGCCTATATCTCTATTATTTCACCCGATAAAGCAGTTTATGGGGTAGAAAATTATCGTCTAGCTATTCAAACATTAGTGCAAACATCGCTGCGTTCAATTGTTGGTGAGATGAGTTTAGACCAGTCACTGTCATCGCGAGATATTATTAAAGCGCGGCTTAAGGAAGCGATTTCAGATGATATTGCCGACTGGGGTATAACCCTGAAGACCGTTGAAATTCAAGATATCAACCCGTCAGCAACCATGCAGGAGGCGATGGAAGAGCAAGCCGCTGCGGAGCGTGGCCGCCGTGCAACGGTGACGCGAGCGGAAGGCGAAAAAGAAGCGCAAATTCTCGAGGCCGATGGCCGCTTAGAGGCTTCCAAAAGAGATGCACAGGCACAGGTTGTGTTGGCCACTGCATCGCAAGAGGCTATCAATAAAGTTACTGCAGCAATACAAGACAACGATTTGCCAGTGATGTATTTATTGGGTGAAAAGTATATTGGCTCGATTGAGAAATTGGCCGAGTCGGATAACAGTAAAACTGTGGTTTATCCCGCCGACTTGGCTGCCAGTATTCAGGGGCTGTTACGAAAATAAACCCTGTTAAAGCGTCTTTATATTGTTATATAAGTTGCAGTATTTTGCTAACAGCCCTGCGCGTTTACGCGCAGGCTGAAAATATCCGATCGTCAATTTGTACTGTTTGACCCACCCATTCCTGCACTTCTAGCTGCTGCATCAGTGCAGAATCTTCAGAATATGAGACAGTGCGGCGGCCGTCTGGTAAATCACAAATCGCAATAGCCCGCTGTCGCTCGTGGCCTTGATAAGTCACGGTATAGCCGACTATCTTGGCTTCGCCTTGGTAGCCGCCAATCACGGTTAATGGCCTGTCGATTTCACTCACTTGTTGGCTTACGTCAATAAACTCAAAAGCTTGCTTAGGTGGCTGTTTCGACCACAAGCCAAAGCCTTGTTTAGTAATTAAACCCGATACAGAGCTGGTTAAGGCGATTGAGCTATCCTGCGCCTGATCCAGTAGTTCAAAGGCTCGGCAGGCTGCCTGCAAAGCATAATTATTCAATGGTCCACCAGCAAATGGCATGCCGCCGGTGCAGGTGTGTGGTTGATTGGCTTGAATACCAAAAGCGTCAGCATAGATTTCTACCGCAACCGGGAAACAGCTGTACAGGTCAATAATATTTAGCTCGCTCGCGCTAATATCACAGTGCTGCATGGCCGCTTTTGCGGCAAGTTCGGCTCCGATGGAGCGGTGAATATCGGNCCTTGCGGCTACCGCCTGCATGGCATTATTTTCTGTTGAAACCCAAGGAAAAATCCAATGCTTGGGGTCAATGCCTAGCGCCGTTGCCTTTTCGACCGAGGTAAAAATCATCGCGCATGCCTGGTCAACATTCCAGGAGGTGTTATGCAACTTCGTGTAGGGAAAGGCGAGCATTTTATTTTTGTCGCTAGCGTTGCGGATGGTTTCTGCAGCAACAGCCTGAGGTTTCCATGCATGCGGGTTGCTGCTCGCAACATTAGAAAATTCAGCATATAGCTCTGCTAATGCATCGCGATGTTGCTCGATACCCAGTCCTTTAGCTGCGCGATAGGCCGACTCCATGACCGCGTAGTAGCTTACCGGCATGCCTAAGCCCGCGGTCGTTTCTTCAATCAGCCAAAGTTCAGCATCGGGCTGCATAACGACATCGGCTTCTGCACCTTGCTGATCAATTTCACTAACGCTTTTTCCTTGTATTGTAGCTTGCAAGCTGCGATATTTAGCTTCGCCGCCGCTAACAATAATAATCTCATCTAAGCCCTGTTGAATGCGGGCGCAAGCTTCACCCATTAAAGTTTGCTGAGTAATGCCAATTTTAGCAAAAACGCTGCAGGCCTGTTCGGCGCCAATTCGCTCAGCAATAATCCGCGCGGGGTCGCTGTAGCCCCACATGCCTTCAGGCACATAGATTCTTGAGCACTGTTGTAATAAATCGGGCTGTTGTATCTTTGCCGCGGCTTGTTGACAGGCCTGCGTCATAAGGCTGATTGCTTCATCAGCTTGCGATAAGTCTTCTTGTTTTTGTTGTACCGTGCTGTAGCTCACCAAAATAGGCGTGTTTGGAGGTAGTTCAGACATAATATTACGATAAATTTATTGGGTGGATTTAAATAGTGCCTGCAGTTCAGCGCGAGCCTTAGTGGCTGCCTCGCTATCTGCATCTGCAGATGCAGCGAGCTGTTGTAAACTGAGTAAATGATCGTCAGTGGGCGGCAGGGTATCTAATTCGCCGCCATTTGCAATATATTTTTTGCGCAAGCCGTTGATCGAATTGCTATCGCTCAGTGCATATTTAAGTGCATCAGCAAAAAACTTAAGCTCGGCCCTAGCGGCCTCGGTATAGTTTAAATTTCGAATCAAGCGATAGCGTTGTTGCAGCGTTTCAAAACCTAACTGATTCATGCGCTCAAGATGAATCTGCACCTGCGTTTTGATAAAGCTAGTATTGTTCGCGGCATGATTTTGCTGAGGGTATAGATCTAAAATCAGGCTAATAAACTCGGTCGCTTCATCAG
It encodes the following:
- a CDS encoding paraslipin, with product MDAVLFVAATFLVFVFMTIFKGVKLVPQGNKWVVQRLGKYHSTLNPGLNILIPYVDNVAYKVTTKDIVLEIPAQEVITKDNAAILANAVAYISIISPDKAVYGVENYRLAIQTLVQTSLRSIVGEMSLDQSLSSRDIIKARLKEAISDDIADWGITLKTVEIQDINPSATMQEAMEEQAAAERGRRATVTRAEGEKEAQILEADGRLEASKRDAQAQVVLATASQEAINKVTAAIQDNDLPVMYLLGEKYIGSIEKLAESDNSKTVVYPADLAASIQGLLRK